Proteins encoded within one genomic window of Girardinichthys multiradiatus isolate DD_20200921_A chromosome 21, DD_fGirMul_XY1, whole genome shotgun sequence:
- the shha gene encoding sonic hedgehog protein A isoform X2 has protein sequence MVTPTRCKDKLNSLAISVMNQWPGVKLRVTEGWDEDGHHFDESLHYEGRAVDITTSDRDKSKYGTLSRLAVEAGFDWVYYESKAHIHCSVKAENSVAAKSGGCFPGSSAVTLQDGTKMAVKDLQPGDRVLAADGDGNPVYTDFIMFIDRDSTTRRTFYVIETEAGQKITLTAAHLIFVGSENSTRSAVFASDVRPGQKVFVNHGERGRLVAVNVKRIYTQQHEGSFAPVTAQGTVVVDQVLASCYAVIEDHQLAHWALAPVRIAHWVSSSLFISRPRVSAHSEGVHWYSKLLYQLGTWLLDDHSIHPLGMSAYPS, from the exons AGGTGCAAAGACAAGCTGAACTCGCTGGCCATCTCTGTGATGAACCAGTGGCCCGGGGTAAAGCTCCGGGTCACAGAGGGCTGGGATGAGGACGGGCACCACTTCGACGAGTCCCTGCACTATGAAGGCAGGGCTGTGGACATCACCACCTCTGACAGAGACAAGAGCAAATACGGCACACTGTCCAGGCTGGCCGTGGAAGCTGGATTTGATTGGGTCTACTATGAGTCAAAGGCCCACATCCACTGCTCTGTGAAAGCAG AAAACTCAGTGGCAGCAAAGTCGGGCGGCTGCTTCCCGGGCTCCTCCGCAGTCACCCTGCAGGACGGCACCAAGATGGCGGTCAAAGACCTCCAACCTGGAGACAGGGTCCTGGCGGCGGACGGCGACGGGAATCCGGTCTACACCGACTTCATCATGTTCATAGACCGAGACTCCACCACCAGGAGGACCTTCTACGTTATCGAGACCGAAGCGGGCCAGAAGATCACCCTCACCGCCGCGCATCTCATCTTCGTCGGAAGCGAGAACTCCACGCGGTCGGCGGTGTTCGCCAGCGACGTGCGACCCGGACAGAAGGTGTTCGTCAACCACGGGGAACGGGGTCGACTCGTGGCCGTGAACGTGAAACGGATTTACACGCAACAGCACGAGGGCTCCTTCGCGCCCGTGACGGCGCAGGGGACCGTGGTGGTGGACCAGGTCCTGGCGTCCTGTTACGCGGTGATCGAGGACCACCAGCTGGCGCACTGGGCCCTGGCGCCCGTCAGGATCGCCCACTGGGTGTCCTCGTCGCTGTTTATCTCCCGGCCTCGGGTCAGCGCGCACAGCGAGGGGGTGCACTGGTACTCCAAACTCCTTTACCAGCTGGGGACGTGGCTCTTGGACGACCACTCGATCCATCCACTGGGGATGTCAGCATATCCAAGCTGA